The genomic stretch AAACttgtttcttccaaaatatccatagcatatttccgTTGAGAAATCATCAAACCATCTATAGATTGGgctacctcaatacccaagaaATAACGAAGCttaccaagatcttttgtctgaaATTGATTTGAGAGATGTTGCTTTAACTGGAGTATACCCTGCTGATCACTACCAgttatgacaatatcatctacatacacaataagataaatacaccCTTGGACTGAGTGACGATAAAAAAACAGAATGGTCTGGTTCACTACGGACCATACCAAATTGTTGTACTACAGTGCTGAATCTGCCAAACCAAGCTCTCGGAGAttgcttaagaccataaagagacATGTGTAACCTACACACCATATTCGATGACTCCTCCTGAGCAACAAATCCAGGTGGTTActccatatatacttcctcttcaagatcaccatgtaaaaaagcattttttatgtcaagttgatgaagaggcCAATGTCGAATGGATGCAATGGCTAGAAGAAGTCTAACAGATGTCATCTTGGCTACAGGCGAGAAGGTATCACTATAATCCAATCCAATATGAGTGTATCCTTTGGCTACCAAGCGAGCTTTAAATCGATCAATCTTACCATCTGGACCAACCTTCAATGTATAAATCCAACGACAACCTACTAAAGATCTCCCATGGGGTAGAGGAACCAGTTCCCAGGTACCACTGCTTTGAAGAGcacacatttcatcaatcattgCTTGCCTTCACTCAGGGTGAGACAATGCTTCACATGGAGTTTTAGGAATAGAAacagaagacaaagaagacaaacaagtatactacaaaggggaaagacgatgataacataaatcaatataatgTGGAGAAGGATTTCGTGTTTGACGTATACCTTTTCGAAGGGCAATCGGAAGATCGGACTCAGGTTGCAGGATCAGATCCGGTGATGTCGGAGGCATCGGAGGAGAGTCTGCAATGACCTCAAGGATAGGTATGACCTCAAGGACAGGTATGACCTCAGGGACAGGGATGACAGGCGTTGGGTGACGACGCTGATATGTTTGAAGTGGTCGAGAAGTGGGTGGGTCAGGAGCCCTAGACTGATGGGGGTAATGGTAGGCGGGACATTAATAACTACCGGAAAAGATGTGGGAGTACTTTCTTGAATGGGTTCTGGAGTTACGTGACTAGACTCGAAATATGGAACTGACTCGAAGAAGGTAACATCGGCCGATACTGGGTACCGTTGTAGAGTATGTTAATAACAACGATAACCTTTTTGGCATCGATGATAACTAAGAAAGACACACTTTAGTGATCGAGCTAAGAGTTTATCAAGACCAGGAGAGAGATTGTGTACAAAACATGTGGACCCAAAGACTCGGGGAGGAATTGGGTGAAGTGGGGAATTGGGAAAAAGGATTGAATGAGGAATTTTATTGTTAAGGACAGATGAGGGCATGCGATTTATAAGATAATATGTTGTTAGCACACCATCCCCCCAAAACCGAAGTGGAACATTACCATGGAGAAGTAGGGTCCGAGTGGTTTCTACAAGATGCCGATTTTTACGTTCCGCTACCccgttttgttgaggtgtgtgagGGCAAGATGTTTGATGGAGAATACCATTGCGTGACATGAAATTCTAAAATTGTTGGGATAAATATTCACGGGCATTGTCACTTCTTAAGGTACGGATAGACACACCGAATTGAGTTCTTATTTCTTGATAGAATTGTTCAACAATAGAAAATAATTCAGATCTATTCTTCATTAAAAATAACCACGTGCAAcgtgaaaaatcatcaataaaggtgacaaaatacctagactcaagagtagagacagtacgcgagggaccccaaacatcggtgtgaactaaagcaaaaggggACGAAGCTCGTTTATTGACTCGATTGGGAAACTGGCCACGAGTGTGTTTCCGTAGTTGACACGACTCACAATGTAAATTAGATACCTTCGATAAATTTGGCACCAACTTATGTAGTTTGGAAAGACTGGAATGACCTAACTGAACATGGATAGTGAGTGGAGAATCTTTGGCTGAGCATGTCTGAGATGACACAGAGAGGTAATAAAGGCCTTGAGACTCACATCCGACACCAATTGTTTGTCCCGAACTCCGATCCTGCAGGGTAACATTATTATTAGTGAAAGTGACACTACAATCAAGAGAACGAGTTAAACGACTGACTGAAAAtaaattaaatggacaattagGTACATAGAGGACAGAAGTAACCGAGAGAGAAGGTAGAATTCGAACAGTACCAATCCCTTCGGATCGGGTTTGAGAATCATTGGCAGAAGTTATAGTAGGTAAGAAACCGGATGTAGAGAGGGGAGATAAAAGATTTTTATTACCGGTAACATAATCAAACGCACCAAAATCAAAGACCTAagatccaagagaagatgattgAGAGAGACAAGCAGGTGAATTACCAATGTGTGCTACCGAAGCAGTAGAATCTAAGTTCTGATAATTCTGATACCACTTGAGGAAATCATCGTAGTTTGGCGTAAAGTTACGAGGAGTAGCCGTGAGTATCGGATCTGAAACAATTGCCCTATGGAGAGTGGAGCGGTTGAAAAATTGCCGGGATTGGCCGTCAGATGTGTTGTCACGTGCGGAGGTTTCTGCCGATGAAAAGTGGGGAACGGCTGGATCGGAAGAGGCGCTTCTACTGGTAGGTTACCGAAGAATTTTGAAAAGTGAGAGGCAAACCGGAGTGATGACACGGTTTGCAAAAAAAAACAGAGTGATGACACGGTTTGCAACAAAAGAAAAATCTCACCGGAAGACAGTGGGTCAACCGGGTAAAGCACGACGAAGAAAGAATTGCCTCTTAGCAGACTCTAGATACCATGTTGAAATACAAGAGACTgagagacatttgaataaactGTGTGTTTTGAAAAACATTACGGAGACTTTATTATAAAGAGAGATtataactaattacatgatatagtcgatgtgggactatttgatatacaaatattcttaatattatatttacaaatatcaacagAATATAACAACGCTTAAATACCAAATTTATTCGATATCAAGTCAACTGTTTAAGGATGAATTGGGATTCGAGAATTCATGATATCCTACTTATTTATTTATAATAAGTAGTGAATTCAAATTCCTCAATGAATATGAAACTCCGTTTTTTCTATGTCGatgaataactttttctatggatGTTTTATTCTTTAGAAGGTAAGAGAAAAGATAAAACtaaaaataaagtattaaattgAATTATTAATCCATATTCAAGTTTGAAACTCATGTAATTAACCTCTTTTCTTGTTATCTTGTTATTAACTTTATAGAAGATTAAAAGAATTAACTTATTATTAAGTCCATAGAAGATCAAAAGAATTGACCGTTGACCGTTGAGCTATCTTCATTGTTAAAAATATATTCGCTTAAATTTTTACACACATATTAAGAAACACAATAATACTGTCATAAGATATTACTCTTTTACTAACTTAACTATAACTTCGCCATATTAATTAATGTGTTAGAAGTAGTGTATCAAATAATAATTATATGACAATTGAAAAAAGAACATTCATATGATTAGAAAATGAGAATGACAGTTCTTTAAAAAAAGAATTTATTTATTAAAACGACAAATTTAAAGTGAAAAGAGTAGTACGCAAGAAGGAACTACAAAATGTGTGATCATAATCACTGTCTAATAAATAGAAATCTGAAATGCATATCGATAGAGATACATTTTTTATATTTATCTACGAGatacattttttttaaataaaatttaggtacaatttaattgaattgtacttaatatattaaaaaaaaatcattccGAGCACTTTACTATTCTCCGTTTCTTTTTAATTGTAGTTTGagtaaaaaaaattgttttttttaattgacgttttcaaaaaaatttaaaatttgagGTAACATTAATAGTCGTTTTGTCAAAATTACTCCTAATTACTTattaaaaagagaaaaaaaaataataaataattaaaaatattatagATAAAAAGACAATCATTATGTAAAAAATAAATCATTATTTAAAAAGTAGTAAAAATTATTAACTTTCTTAATATgcataaaaaaaattaaaaaagaacGGAGGGAGTATTTTACAAGAAAATTGATTTACTTTGtcaaaaaattatttttcaaagTTTATGTAATTTTTGTTGACAAAATATTAAATTTAGAGTCAAATGTGGGAAAAAAGATTTAAAGCTATCAAACAAAGGTTTAGAGGTATGAAAGTAGCTCTTTTGAGTGTTGACATTTTCATTCTCCTCATTTTAAGAGGCAATTTTCTCATAACAAAAGATAACAGTTATGAAGAGTCATTGTGATGGAAAGAAGATTTAAAGCTATAAACAAAGGTTTAGAGGTATGAAAATAGCTCTTTTGAGTCTTAGACATTTTCAATGTGTTCATTTTAAGAATTTTCTTATGGTGATTAACAAATAAAGCCAacataaattttaaaaatataataaaattgtTTTCGCAGTATAAACATTGTCTAAAATGCATTCAACTTATGTCATCAAAATATGAGGAAAGAGGTAAACCAAGttcattaaaaaaacaaaaaagcTGAATTGAgttaattttaaaaataaaatatattaaaaagAACAAAACCAAATATTATCATTTACAACTTGAAAACAATATTCATTTATAAGCCTCTCCAGGGTAACATATAGTTCATTTATATTCATGTAGCACTTTCATATATAAAACGTGTTATAACTCTTGAAGTTGTGGAAGAATATATTCACACCAAAAAATGTCAGTGATTTATTGACAGATTTATCACGATGGATCGGAACTCTGGATGTTATGTTTGGTTATTTTAGTACAATCAAATGGTCCAatctcttgatttttcttcaCCTGTAAACCATAATGAAACAAAGAAATAAGCCATATACAACAATACATCATCAAAATAAAAAGCATATAGTCACCATGAACGAATTGAGAAAGTAACATTAATAATATGCAACTTTCTGATTGAGATAACCCTATAAACACATTTGTGTATGAAACTTTACCAAAGTGATATCAATGGTTGAGAATGGAGATTGGGGGGCTTTGGTGAAATGAAAAAGGTTGATACAGGGCCAGTGAAAAGGCATTTGTAAAGGATGTGAAATTCCATAAATGTTCCAGTCAACCTAATTCTAATGGGTTATCTAATCACAAAAATACAAATATCAAATGCCTAGTTCTAGTATTTACTTTTTTGAAGTTAATAATTGAATTCATAGAAATTATACACGAACAAGTGAGATTGCAAAACAATCTTACGCTTTGAATTTGAATCAAATCTAGATACTGAAGAATGGACCTACCGGTGACCAAGGGTTCGGTTCATTCTGGACTTTGTCAGGAGGAGAGTTTTGTACAGCGCCACTCTTCATCATTAAAATCTCCTGCAGACGCAACAAATAAGATGAATCCAACATGGCAAAAATCACCACATTGCAAAGAACTAATTGCTTTATGTAAAGTCAGGAGCCTTAACCTtaaaaacaagtttgattccacTGCCATATGCAATTCAAACAATGCAAGTAAACATTTAACACAAACAATTACTAACAATTAGCTAACTTTGACAGTTTAAAAAATCAATGCAAACATACATAAACATAAATATTAAAAAGGGGGCGATGTTAAAGGCCAAAAAAATGGCAATGTAAGACTtcaaaacagaaaaacaagttGGCATGAAATACTTTGTCAGGAAAAGAAACTTAGTAATTAGGGATTAAAAGTATTGATGTTAGCTTAAGAAATTTGAGTCACCTCTCCAGCTGCTTCTATTGCAGCTAACCATTCCTCAGTAAAGGGAGCAACATTCAGTGGAGGCTTCGCTATCGGAACTTCCTGCTTGGTTTTAGTTGCATCTATTTCGCTGCCACTCACAAAATTAACATTGGTCACTCAATATGTAACGCTTCAAAACTGTCTTAGATTTAAAATGGAGGCTGCCAAAACATAGATGAACAAAAGTTATACAACAAAAATGATACTCACAGATGAATTATTTTGCCGTTGTCTTCTTCTGGAAAGTCGATTTTGTCTTTTGACTGACTTGCCATGTCAGTATTAGGAGACTTATCATTCTCAAAGACAGTAGTTACAGCTGCATCTGATAAACTTTCACTGTTCACTGAACCAACTTCATTACCTTGTAGGATTGTTTCAATGAAGATTGAATTATCTGAATCTAGTAACTTCGATTTTTCACTTAAAAGACATTGCTCCTCAGATTTCCAAGCAACTGCACTAGTAAAGGGGCCTTCACTCACTTGAATAGAAGAATCTAAATCAGCAGAAATAGCATTCCTATTGAGTTTCACTGAACTAACTTCGCTGCCTTCTGGGATTGTTGCGTTGAAGATTGAATTCTCTGAAGCTaataattttgatttttcacTTAAAAGACAGGGGCCTTCACTCACATCAATAGAAGAACCTAATTCAGCAGAAATAGCGTTCTCATTGAGTTTCATTGAACTAACTTCGCTGCCTTGTGGGATTGTTGCATTGAAGATTGAATTCTCTGAAGCTaataattttgatttttcacTTAAAAGACATGGATCTTCACTCACTTTAGTAGAAGAATCAAATTCAGCAGAAATAACATTCTCGAGTTGAATTTCAACTGAAGGAGATATATCTAATGAACCTTCTTCTGCACCGTTGATTTGCAAAAGTTCCACTTTTTCATCGACACCTTGATTTCCATCTTTGTTTACAAGCATATCTGAACTTAGTAACTTTGAATTTTCACTTAAACTACACTGCTTCTCACATATCAAAGAAACTGCAGTTGAAAAGGGATCTTCACTCACTTCAATAGAAGAGTCAAATTCAGAAGAAAAAAAGTTCATATTGAGTTGAGTTTCAACTAAAGGCAGTATATCCGACAAACCTTCTTCAGCATCATTGATTTGCAAAAGTTCAACCTTGTCTTCCACATCATGATTTCCATCTTCTGCACCATTGATTTGCAAGAGTTCCACCTTTTCATCCACATCATGATTTCCATCTTCTACATCGTTGATTTGCAAAAGTTCCACCTTTTCATCCACATCATTGATTTGCAAAAGTTCCACCTTTTCGTCCACATCACAATTTCCATCGTCTGCACCATTGATTTGCAACAGTTCCACCTTTTCATCCACATCATGATTTCCATCTTCTGCACCATTGATTTGCAAGAGTTCCACCTTTTCATCCACATCATGATTTCCATCTTCTGCACCATTGATTTGCAAGAGTTCCGCCTTTTCATCCACGTCATGATTTCCATCTTCTACATCATTGATTTGCAAAAGTTCCACCGTTTTATCCACATCATTAATTTGCAAAAGTTCCACCTTTTCATCCACATCATTGATTTGCAAAAGTTCCACCTTTTCATCCACATCACGATTTCCATCTTCTGCACCATTGATTTGCAAGAGTTCCACCTTTTTATCCACGTCATGATTTCCATCTTCTACATCATTGATTTGCAAAATTTCCACCTTTTCATCCACATCATTAATTTGCAAAAGTTCCACCTTTTCATCCACATCATTGATTTGCAAAAGTTCCACCTTTTCATCCAAATCACGATTTCCATCTTCTGCACCAATGATTTGCAAGAGTTCCACCTTTCCATCCACATCATGATTTCCATCTTCTACATCATTGATTTGCAAAATTTCCACCTTTTCATCCACATCATTGATTTGCAAATGTTCCACCTTTTCATCCACATCATTGATCTGCAAAAGATCCACATTTTCATCCAAATCACAATTTCCATCTTCTGCACCATTGATTCGCAAGAGTTCCACCTTTTCATCCACATCATGATTTCCATCTTCCACATCATTGATTTGCAAAAGTTCCACCTTTTCATCTACATTATTGATTTGCAAAAGTTCCACCTTTTCATCCACATCACGATTTTTATCTTCTGCACCATTGATTTGCAAAAGTTCCACCTTTTCATCCACATCACGATTTCCATCTTCCGCCCCGTTGATTTGCAAGAGTTCCACCTTTTCATCCACGTCATGATTTCCATCTTCTACATCATTGAGTTGCAAAAGTTCCACCTTTTCATCCACATCATTGATTTGCAAAAGTTCCACCATTTCGTCCACATCATTTATTTGCAAAAGTTCCACCTTTTCGTCCACATCACGATTTCCATCTTCTGCACCATTGATTTGCAAGAGTTCCACCTTTTCATCCACATCATGATTTTCATCTTCTACATCATTGATTTGCAAAAGTTCCACCTTTTCATCCACATCCTTGATTTGCAACACAACATGATTTCCATCTTCTACATCATTGATTTGCAAAAGTTCCACCTTTTCATCCACATCATGATTTCCATCTTCTACATCATTGATTTGCAAGAGTTCCATCTTTTCATCCACATCATTGATTTGCAAAAATTCCGCCTTTTCATCCACATCATTGATTTGCAGAAGTTCCACCTTTCCATCGACATCATGATTTCCCTCTATGTTTACAGACATATCTTCAATATGATGATTGGTAGCATTGTGCTCATTGCTATGGAACCCGCATCCTTCAAATGCATCCTCAACTAAATTTTGCTCCTTGATTTCTGTAGATGAAACAATAACTTTTGGCAGAAAGTCACTATCCAAGTGAACATCCTGGGAATTTACAGCAACAACAGCACTAGACTTTTGAAACCCAGGAAGATAGGAATCTTCATTTATGTTATTATCATCTGCCAATGAAGATGCTGAAACAGTTATACAATTTTCACTCAACCTATCCAATTCAAACTCCGGAGTTCTATCACGGATTGCTTTTGAGTCAATAACCTGGTCACATTCCTTATCCACTGGGCTTCTCAGGATGAAACCTAATTGATCATCTACAGGAAGCTGACAGTCTTTGATCTCAATTATTTTAGATTCATCCTCAGAAGCGTCATTGATTCCTAGTATGGAATTTTCAGGAGAACCTTTGGAAAATAAGCTCGTCACATGAACTGGCTGAGAACTGTTCATATCAGAGATATTTTCTTTTTCCGGTCCAATTTCTTCTACACCACTAGGATTTAGAGCCTTGGGTTGGTCTGCCTGTAACTGCTGACTAACTGCGTCTAAATTACTTTGGGTGGTTTTTTTGCAATTGATTATGAGACTCTCGTTCAATAAATGCCCCTGTGCATCTCCTTCATATCTACCAAATTCATCAGCACCACAATTTACCTGTTCAGTATTCTTACACGGGGTTCCTTGTTTAGATCCTTCGGGGACAGTTTTGCAAAAATCATCAAGGCTAGAATTTAAAAGTGCAGTCTTGGCACTCTTGTATCCCTTAAACTCTCCTGAAAACTCTGCCTGTAGTATCAAACTTTCCTTGAAAGGCGGAATGTCACCGGTGGGCCCTTTGATTTGATCATCTTCATCTTGTCCTATGGTATTCTGCACAGTATTAGAAGTTCTCTGCATGATAGGAAAGAGCGTAGACTGTGGTTCCTGATATGAAGACCGGTCCCCATTTGACGTAACATCATATAACTTGTTATCCAGAGTGTGGTCGGCCTCTTTCTCCAACTGCTCATGTGTCTGACTCTTTTTAAGAAGTTCATTCTCATGTGTAGGTATTACCATGTTCTCCATGCTAGAAATGATCTCATTTTCATGTAGTTCTCCTTGCTCCTTGGATTTTAAGATGACATCATCAAGAATGTTTTCAACCTCTGCTTGCTTACTTATTATTTCAAAAATCGAAGAATCACAATCCCCTTCTACACCAGGCATCTGCTTATTGTCTATTTGCACGATTGCTTCTGGCTTGACATCTGAAAGGCTTAATTCCTTAGTGTCTGACACTTTCTCCAGAGTGTGGTCAGCCTCTTTCTCCAACTGCTCATGTGTCTGACTCTTTGTAAGAAATTCCTTTTCATGTGTAGGTAATACCATGTTCTCCATGCTAGAAATGATCTCATTTTCATGTAGTTCTCCTTGTTCCTTGGATTTTAAGATAACATCATCAAGAATGTTTTCAACCTCTGCTTGCTTACTTATTATTTCAAAAACCGAAGAATCACAATCCACTTCTACACCAGCCATCTGCTTATTGTCTATTTGCACGATTGCTTCTGGCTTGACATCTGAAAGGCTTAATTCCTTAGTGTCTGACACTTTCTCCAGAGTGTGGTCAGCCTCTTTCTCCAACTGCTCATGTGTCTGACTCTTCGTAAGAAATTCCTTTTCATGTGTAGGTAATACCATGTTCTCCATGCTTGAAATGATCTCATTTTCATGTAGTTCTCCTTGCTCCTTAGATTTTAAGATGACATCATCAAGAATGTTTTCAACCTCTGCTTGCTTACTTATTATTTCAAAAACCGAAGAATCACAATCCACTTCTACACCAGCCATCTGCTTATTGTCTATTTGCATGATTGCTTCTGGCTTGACGTCTGAAAGGCTTAATTCCTTAGTGTCTGACACTTTCTCCAGAGTGTGGTCAGCCTCTTTCTCCAACTGCTCATGTGTCTGACTCTTTGTAAGAAATTCCTTTTCACGTGTAGGTAATACCATGTTCTCCATGCTAGAAATGATCTCATTTTCATGTAGTTCTCCTTGTTCCTTGGATTTTAAGATGACATCATCAAGAATGTTTTCAACCTCTGCTTGCTTACTTATTATTTCAAAAATCGAAGAATCACAATCCACTTCTACACCAGCCATCTGCTTATTGTCTATTTGCACGATTGCTTCTGGCTTGACATCTGAAAGGCTTAATTCATTAGTGTCTGACATTTTCTCCAGAGTGTGGTCAGCGTCTTTCTCCAACTGCTCGTGTGTCTGACTCTTCGTAAGAAATTCCTTTTCATGTGTAGGTAATACCATGTTCTCCATGCTTGAAATGATCTCATTTTCATGTAGTTCTCCTTGCTCCTTAGATTTTAAGATGACATCATCAAGAATGTTTTCAACCTCTGCTTGCTTACTTATTATTTCAAAACTAGAAGAATCAAAATCCACTTCTACACCAGCCTTCTGCTTATTGTCTATTGGCACAATTGCTTCTGAGTTGACATCTGAATGGCTTAATTCCTTAGTACGATTCTTTGCTGCCCCTTTGACAATTTTGGACCTTGCTTCTTTAACAGAAACTGTTCCCAACTTCCTTAGTTTAGGAATGTTACTCTCTGAAGGTTTGCAGGGTATGGAGCTTTTCTGCAAGCTGTGTGAACCGGAAGCTTTTACCTGCAAAGCAAAAATAATAGGCATGGACGTGTGATCAATATGTGAGTGTCATTTTATTGATGCATGCTTCTAAATATGATATAGGGAAATGAACATAATAATCATACCTGAGAAAAGAAACCAATGGAGGGAGATGGCTTCCGTAGGCCTGATGATTTTATTGTCCCTGTTTGATGCGTTGTTTGATCCATTCTGGATGGTGGACGTAGTATGGAAACTGGGGTATCCTGTGCAGCAGGTCAAAAATATTTCAAGAGAATAATCAAATAATTTGTAGTTAAATAACAAAAAATACAAAATTGATGGAGTAAAAAATTGAATATTTGAGTAAGTACCCACCGAAAGTTTTCCAGCCTGCTTGGTAAGACTTCTACTAACAGAACACTTGTCAGCCATATCAACTTTAGGGATGCTTGGAACATATGTAGGATTTTTTGACAGGCTAGAGATGCTTGGTGTAGGATTTTTTGACATGCGAGGGATGCTTGGCGTAGGATTTTTTGATAGGCTAGGGATGCTTGGCGTAGGATTTTTTGGCAGGCCTAACATAATAAAAACGAGATCAATAAATTTGGGGACAGAAAAAAGAGGGATTTCACACTTCTGAAGTTAAGAATGCTGAAGTGAGAGATTCATTTTAAACGGAAAAGTGAAAAGTTAGTGATTGATTAAAAAAGCCAATAGTTGAGATTTCGATCATATGCATGTATTTTGACTAACAAACTACAAAGTTGTTTAAATTTCATCGTTGATCTTTGAATTGACTACTATAAAGTACTCACATTTTCCTTCTGAAGTGTATTCCTAGGTTTACAAGAGTTAAATCCAGAAAAAAGGATCAAATACAAACTACAGAACTTACTAGGATGTGCATTCTGATTTCTTTTTGAGGAACCTGAGCTCAACATTCCACTCCTAGTGGTAGTTGCATTTGCAGAAACATTGGATTTTGGTCCTGGTATCCCAGTGATTTTTGACTCTTTACTCGGCATTTTAGCGGTGTCAGTTATTTTTAGTTTTCAAAGGAGTTAAGGTAAGCACTTTCATTATTCAACAGAAATACATACAACTAAATTCCAGCACACACACACTAAAGAGACTCCACTCTGCAACAGTTTGAGTTAACTTCAAATTTATAAAATCACTTCAGCTAAAATAAGATTACAGTTTTTATTCATGAAAGTCTTTATAAAGTTTATAAAAGGTTATGGAGAAATTAAATGAGAAAAGTACCACAAAAAGTAAAGAAGCAGAAATTAATTACAACTTATTCAATATAAACTTTTTCTTTAAAAAACACATAGTTACAGTAAGATTCTTTCTACGTTTTTTCTCATAAGATTCTTCTTGACAAAGCTGACTGTTAATAAATATGCATCTAAACAAGCTTATAAAATCACTTCAGCTAAAATGAGTTTACAGTTTTTATTCATG from Lathyrus oleraceus cultivar Zhongwan6 chromosome 7, CAAS_Psat_ZW6_1.0, whole genome shotgun sequence encodes the following:
- the LOC127100429 gene encoding uncharacterized protein LOC127100429 isoform X20; translated protein: MPSKESKITGIPGPKSNVSANATTTRSGMLSSGSSKRNQNAHPSLPKNPTPSIPSLSKNPTPSIPRMSKNPTPSISSLSKNPTYVPSIPKVDMADKCSVSRSLTKQAGKLSDTPVSILRPPSRMDQTTHQTGTIKSSGLRKPSPSIGFFSQVKASGSHSLQKSSIPCKPSESNIPKLRKLGTVSVKEARSKIVKGAAKNRTKELSHSDVNSEAIVPIDNKQKAGVEVDFDSSSFEIISKQAEVENILDDVILKSKEQGELHENEIISSMENMVLPTHEKEFLTKSQTHEQLEKDADHTLEKMSDTNELSLSDVKPEAIVQIDNKQMAGVEVDCDSSIFEIISKQAEVENILDDVILKSKEQGELHENEIISSMENMVLPTREKEFLTKSQTHEQLEKEADHTLEKVSDTKELSLSDVKPEAIMQIDNKQMAGVEVDCDSSVFEIISKQAEVENILDDVILKSKEQGELHENEIISSMENMVLPTHEKEFLTKSQTHEQLEKEADHTLEKVSDTKELSLSDVKPEAIVQIDNKQMAGVEVDCDSSVFEIISKQAEVENILDDVILKSKEQGELHENEIISSMENMVLPTHEKEFLTKSQTHEQLEKEADHTLEKVSDTKELSLSDVKPEAIVQIDNKQMPGVEGDCDSSIFEIISKQAEVENILDDVILKSKEQGELHENEIISSMENMVIPTHENELLKKSQTHEQLEKEADHTLDNKLYDVTSNGDRSSYQEPQSTLFPIMQRTSNTVQNTIGQDEDDQIKGPTGDIPPFKESLILQAEFSGEFKGYKSAKTALLNSSLDDFCKTVPEGSKQGTPCKNTEQVNCGADEFGRYEGDAQGHLLNESLIINCKKTTQSNLDAVSQQLQADQPKALNPSGVEEIGPEKENISDMNSSQPVHVTSLFSKGSPENSILGINDASEDESKIIEIKDCQLPVDDQLGFILRSPVDKECDQVIDSKAIRDRTPEFELDRLSENCITVSASSLADDNNINEDSYLPGFQKSSAVVAVNSQDVHLDSDFLPKVIVSSTEIKEQNLVEDAFEGCGFHSNEHNATNHHIEDMSVNIEGNHDVDGKVELLQINDVDEKAEFLQINDVDEKMELLQINDVEDGNHDVDEKVELLQINDVEDGNHVVLQIKDVDEKVELLQINDVEDENHDVDEKVELLQINGAEDGNRDVDEKVELLQINDVDEMVELLQINDVDEKVELLQLNDVEDGNHDVDEKVELLQINGAEDGNRDVDEKVELLQINGAEDKNRDVDEKVELLQINNVDEKVELLQINDVEDGNHDVDEKVELLRINGAEDGNCDLDENVDLLQINDVDEKVEHLQINDVDEKVEILQINDVEDGNHDVDGKVELLQIIGAEDGNRDLDEKVELLQINDVDEKVELLQINDVDEKVEILQINDVEDGNHDVDKKVELLQINGAEDGNRDVDEKVELLQINDVDEKVELLQINDVDEKVELLQINDVEDGNHDVDEKVELLQINGAEDGNHDVEDKVELLQINDAEEGLSDILPLVETQLNMNFFSSEFDSSIEVSEDPFSTAVSLICEKQCSLSENSKLLSSDMLVNKDGNQGVDEKVELLQINGAEEGSLDISPSVEIQLENVISAEFDSSTKVSEDPCLLSEKSKLLASENSIFNATIPQGSEVSSMKLNENAISAELGSSIDVSEGPCLLSEKSKLLASENSIFNATIPEGSEVSSVKLNRNAISADLDSSIQVSEGPFTSAVAWKSEEQCLLSEKSKLLDSDNSIFIETILQGNEVGSVNSESLSDAAVTTVFENDKSPNTDMASQSKDKIDFPEEDNGKIIHLEIDATKTKQEVPIAKPPLNVAPFTEEWLAAIEAAGEEILMMKSGAVQNSPPDKVQNEPNPWSPVKKNQEIGPFDCTKITKHNIQSSDPS